In a genomic window of Eriocheir sinensis breed Jianghai 21 chromosome 38, ASM2467909v1, whole genome shotgun sequence:
- the LOC127008772 gene encoding probable small nuclear ribonucleoprotein G, with the protein MSKAHPPELKKYMDKRVMVKLNGGRVVEGTLRGFDPFMNMVVDEGVEVRKGPERVRIGVCVIRGSSIIMLEALDRIS; encoded by the exons ATGAGTAAGGCACATCCCCCGGAGCTCAAAAA ATACATGGACAAACGGGTCATGGTGAAACTGAACGGAGGTCGCGTGGTGGAGGGGACACTGCGAGGCTTCGACCCGTTCATGAACATGGTGGTGGACGAGGGGGTGGAGGTGCGGAAGGGGCCCGAGCGTGTGCGGATTGGCGTTTGT GTGATCCGAGGCAGCAGTATCATCATGCTTGAGGCGCTGGACCGCATATCCTAA